The sequence below is a genomic window from bacterium HR17.
CATTGGCACGATTTCCAGTATTTCGTCTTCGTCGCGTTCGCCTTCCGCAGGCGTCAACCCCGTCGCCCAAAACAAGTGCAGCAACTCGGTGCTGTAACCTGGTGCGAGGTAGAACGACGCCACTGGCTCCAAACGCCTTGCTGTGTAGCCGGTTTCCTCCCGCAACTCACGCTGGGCGCATTCGGGTGGGTCTTCGCCAGGGCGCAAAGTGCCGGCGGGAATCTCCAACAACGGTTTGCCTGCTGCGTAACGGAACTGGCGCACCAAAAGGACGCGACCGTCGTCCAGCACCGGCACAACTGCGACGGCGCCGGGGTGAACGACAACCTCCCGCACGCTTTCGCGCCCGTTTGGCAGCCGCACCGTGTCACGACGCAATTGCAACAGGCGCCCTTCAAAAAGGGTTTCGCTCGCCAGCGTCAGTTCTCTCAAACCTTGCCACCTCCGCACCGTAAAGGATAGCGTTGTGGAACAGACAAGGGGCGCTTCACGCGCAGGGACGCAAATGGGTTATAATCTTGCTTTCGGTGAGCGATGATGAATCCAGCCGGTGTCAGCGATTACCTGTTTGTCGCCGTATTTATCGCGTTCGGCACTGCGGCTATCGCGGTCACGCTGGGCATCGCGTGGCTGGTGCGCCCGCGCTTTAAGCCGACACCCGACAAAGTGATGTCTTACGAGTGCAGCGTCCCGCCCAAAGGGTCGGCATGGGTGCAGTTTCGCATCATCTACTACCTGTTTGCCCTGTTGTTTGTCATCTTTGATGTGGAAGTGTTGTTTTTGTTCCCGTGGGGCGCTGCGCTCAAGTGGCTCAAGGAACAAGGATTGGGCATCTTGGCGTTCGTGGACATGCTCATCTTCCTCGTTATTTTGACATTCGGTTGGCTATACGCGTGGCGGAAGGGTGTGCTCCGATGGACATGATGGCTGAACGGAACCAGGGGTGAGCCTCAATGACGCCAGAGCAACTGGAGCAGAAATTGCGTGAACGCTTTGACGACGCTATCGTTGCCACCCGTGTCGGGTTGAACGGCTTGGAGGTAAGTATCGCCCCGCAGCGGTTGGTGGAAGTTTGTCGCTTCCTGCGGGACGAACCCGATTTGGACTTCAACTTCCTGCGCTGCCTCTCAGCGGTGGACTGGCTCAAGGACGGTGAGTTTGAAGTCGTTTACCATTTGTTTTCCTTCCGCCATCGCCACGAGTTGGTCATCAAAGTGCGCGTCCCACGCCACGACCCTCGTGTCCCGTCGGTGGCTTCGGTGTGGCGCACCGCTAACTGGCACGAACGGGAAGCCTACGACCTGATGGGCATCGTTTTTGAGGGGCACCCCGACTTGCGCCGGCTGTTCATGCCTGAAGGATGGGTCGGTCATCCCTTGCGCAAAGACTATGTCCACGACATTGAGCGCTTTGACGACGAATACGCTGAAAAAATTCGCCGAGGCGAAATTCGCTGACACCGCCCTGTGCCGCTAAAAGGAGGCGAAAACGATGGCGACGACAGAAACCTATGAGACCGCTGCCGCGCCGCGCCGTGACATCCGCACCGAAGAGATGGAAATCAGCATGGGTCCGCAGCACCCGTCCACGCACGGCGTCCTACGCGTCGTCATCAAGGTGGACGGCGAATGGATTCGGGCTGCCGACCCCGATTTGGGTTACCTGCACCGCTCCTTTGAAAAACTCGCCGAACAGCGCACCTACCCGCAAGGTATTTTCCTGACCGACCGCTGGGATTACCTGTCGGCGATGAACAACAATTGGATTTACTGCCTCGCCGTTGAAAAGTTGCTGGGCATTCAAGTCCCCGAGAAAGCCGAGTGGATTCGGGTGATGATTGCGGAGTTTCAACGCATCGCCAGTCACTTGGTCTTTCTGGGCACTTACGGCTTGGATGTCGGGGCGCTCACGCCCTTTTTCTACTGCTTCCGTGAACGGGAGAAAATCCTTGACCTGTTTGAAGCATTGTGCGGGGCGCGCCTGACCTACAACTACATCCGTATCGGTGGCGTCTCCCGCGACCTGCCTAAAGGATGGCTGGACCAAGCCGAGGGGTTGCTGGACTACCTTGCGCAACGCTTTGACGAGTTAGATGACTTGCTGACCTACAACAAAATTTTCATCGCCCGCACCGTTGGCGTCGGCGTCGTTCCCCCCGAAATGGCGCTGGATTACGGTCTGACAGGACCGATGCTGCGCGCCAGCGGTATCCCCTACGATGTCCGCAAGGCACAACCTTACAGCGTCTACGACCAGATTGAGTTTGATGTCGTCACCCATCCAGGTTGCGATTGTTGGGCGCGGGTGTGGGTGCGGTCGCAAGAGATGCGGCAAAGTTTGCGCATCATCCGCCAATGCATCGCCAAGTTGCGGACGATGCCTGAACCTGACTTTGATGCCCCTTACGACCCATCGCCTCATGTCATGGCAAAAGTCCCCCCCAAACCCAAGCCCAAACCCAACGATGTCTATGTCGCCATTGAGTCGCCGCGCGGCGAGTTGGGCGTTTACATGGTCAGCGACGGCAGCGAAAAGCCTTATCGTATGAAGATTC
It includes:
- the ndhC gene encoding NAD(P)H-quinone oxidoreductase subunit 3 → MNPAGVSDYLFVAVFIAFGTAAIAVTLGIAWLVRPRFKPTPDKVMSYECSVPPKGSAWVQFRIIYYLFALLFVIFDVEVLFLFPWGAALKWLKEQGLGILAFVDMLIFLVILTFGWLYAWRKGVLRWT
- the ndhJ gene encoding NAD(P)H-quinone oxidoreductase subunit J, giving the protein MTPEQLEQKLRERFDDAIVATRVGLNGLEVSIAPQRLVEVCRFLRDEPDLDFNFLRCLSAVDWLKDGEFEVVYHLFSFRHRHELVIKVRVPRHDPRVPSVASVWRTANWHEREAYDLMGIVFEGHPDLRRLFMPEGWVGHPLRKDYVHDIERFDDEYAEKIRRGEIR
- the nqo4_2 gene encoding NADH-quinone oxidoreductase subunit 4; translated protein: MATTETYETAAAPRRDIRTEEMEISMGPQHPSTHGVLRVVIKVDGEWIRAADPDLGYLHRSFEKLAEQRTYPQGIFLTDRWDYLSAMNNNWIYCLAVEKLLGIQVPEKAEWIRVMIAEFQRIASHLVFLGTYGLDVGALTPFFYCFREREKILDLFEALCGARLTYNYIRIGGVSRDLPKGWLDQAEGLLDYLAQRFDELDDLLTYNKIFIARTVGVGVVPPEMALDYGLTGPMLRASGIPYDVRKAQPYSVYDQIEFDVVTHPGCDCWARVWVRSQEMRQSLRIIRQCIAKLRTMPEPDFDAPYDPSPHVMAKVPPKPKPKPNDVYVAIESPRGELGVYMVSDGSEKPYRMKIRGPGFVNLSVLPAVAPGHKVADLVAIVGNIDIVMGEVDR